From Candidatus Dormiibacterota bacterium:
CAAGGTCTTCGTCTACGCCTCGGGCGCGATCCAGGCGGTCGCCGCCTCGTTCGTCCTCTTCTCGCTGGTGAGCTCGACCGTCCCGCTCTACGCCCTCGGCCTGCTCTTCGGCGTCGGCTACGGCCTCTACTACGCGATCGACTGGGCGCTCGCCTGCGACGTCCTCCCCGATCGCGAGAACACCGCCGGGCGCGACATGGCCCTGTGGCACATCTCGCTGACGCTCCCCCAGGTGGTGGCGCCGACGCTCGCCGCCCTGCTGCTCACCTGGCTCAACGACCCGCACCACCACCTGCTCGGGATCGCCACCGGGCACAACCTCGGCTTCCGCATCGTCTTCGGCAGCGCCGCGCTCTGGTTCGTGCTCGGGACGGTGATGGTCAGCCGCATCCGGGGAGTGCGCTGATGGCCACCGCTCCGCAGGCCCTGGCGATCGCCGACCTCCCGATCCGGCCGCGACCGGGCCCCGGCTTCCGATTCGTCCGGCGGCTGATCCGCGGCGTGGGGAGAACGCTCTTCCACGTCGAGGTCCGCGGCATGGAGAACCTTCCCCACCGCCAGAACGCCGTCGTCATCGCCAACCACATGCAGTGGATCGACGCCCTGGTGGTCGTCGCCAGCCTGCCGCCGGGGCCACGCATCCACGTCCTCGGCGACCTGCGCGGGATCCCGGGGTGGACGCTGCGGATCATCCGCCACATCGGCGGCGTCATCCCCATCGACCGCGAGCAGGGCGGCAGCCCCGAGCTGCTCGCCCAGGTCAACCGCTGCCTCGACGCGGGCGGGTCGTTCCTGATCTTCCCCGAGGGGCGCTGCAACGAGAGCGAGGGCGAGGTCGGGCCCTTCCGCAAGGGGTTCGCCCACTTCGCGCTGCACAGCGGGACGTCGGTCGTGCCCGTCGGTCTCGGGGGAACCCGGGAGCTGTGGCTGCGCAAGCGGATCGTCGTGGTCGTCGGCGCACCGCTGCGCACCGACGGTCACACCGCCGAGACGCTGACCGACACGGCACGCGCCGCGGTGATCGCGCTGCTGCCGGAGGTCGTCGACCGTGGCGGCCCCCGC
This genomic window contains:
- a CDS encoding lysophospholipid acyltransferase family protein, with protein sequence MATAPQALAIADLPIRPRPGPGFRFVRRLIRGVGRTLFHVEVRGMENLPHRQNAVVIANHMQWIDALVVVASLPPGPRIHVLGDLRGIPGWTLRIIRHIGGVIPIDREQGGSPELLAQVNRCLDAGGSFLIFPEGRCNESEGEVGPFRKGFAHFALHSGTSVVPVGLGGTRELWLRKRIVVVVGAPLRTDGHTAETLTDTARAAVIALLPEVVDRGGPRLLRRRLTNLF